In [Mycobacterium] stephanolepidis, the genomic window TACTACCCGCCGGGCGCGTACTGGGGAATGCCCGGGTACCCGCCCCTTGCCGCAGGGGCGGGCATCCCGGTTCGGCCTATCCCTTAACGGCGTTGACGGCCTTCACGAAGACATCCGATAGCTCGTTGCGGTCGACATCGCCCATGCCCGATACCGACACGGCGTGGTGGTCGTCGAGCTGAGCGGAGTAGGCGATCTGCACCATCTCCTTCTCCATACCGGGCGCGCTGATCTTGATGTTGGTGGACGTCCCGGTCGTCTTCACACCGTCGATGGCGGGGGCGTCGATCTTCTCGCCGGTACCTTCCGCCATGCCGGCGATCGACAGCGAGAACTTGTCGCATGCCCCGTTGGTGGTGTCGGCGGGGATCGGGCTGACCGTCTCCATCGCCGCGGCGATGATCATCGTCTTGGACATCGGGTCACCGTTGCCCTTGGCTCCGGTGACACCCTGCATGGACGTACCGGTCACCTGCGGGAAGGCGCCCAGCATCTTGTCGGCGCACTCCTGCGGGGTGAAGGTGGCCTTGTCGAAGATGCCCTTCATCTGATCGAGCATCGCCTGGGTCACGGTGGTCTTGGGCTGCACCTCGACGGTGTATCCGGCGGGGAACTGGTCCTTGATGGCGTCGATCTTGGCGATATCGAAGCTGCTCGCCGCTGCCGTGGAGGTGGTGGCGCTGCTGCTGGCCGAAGAGCCCGCGGACTCGTCCTTCTTGTCATTGCTCGAACAGCCCAGCATCAGCCCGCCAGCCAAGACCACGGTGCCGAAAACGGTCAGTGAACGATTCATGTCGGTAATTCCCCTCTGAGCAGTGCGTTTTCAGGAACCTGGAAGTAGATTCGTACATCGTGGCACTCGACGGCTCTGCGGAATCTGCCGAACTACCGCATGAATTTGACCACACGCACCCAGACGTGTCCGGGGGATGGTTGCGTGCGGCCACCTTCGGAGCGATGGACGGCCTGGTCACGAACACCGCGCTGGTTGCCGGCGTGGGTGCTAGCGGGCTGGACACACACGCGATCGTGCTGACCGGGGCGGCCAGTCTGGTGGCGGGTGCGTTCTCCATGGCGCTGGGTGAATTCACGTCGGTATCGACGTCCAACTCGCAGATCGAGCACGAGGCGAGCGTGGAGCGTCGGGCAATCCAGCTGCACCCCGATGCCGAGAAGAAGGAGCTCATCGCCATGCTCGGCGATATCGGGCTCTCGCCGCAGACCGCGGCCGCGGCCGCCGACGAGATTCACCAGGACGAGAACACCGCGGTGACGATCCACCTCACCCGAGAGCTCGGCATCAATCCCAACGACACTCCGTCGCCGTGGGTGGCCGCGATCTCCTCATTCCTGACGTTCTCGGTGGGTGCGGTGGTGCCGCTGATCCCGTTCCTGTTGGGATTCGCGTCACTGCTGGCGGGGCTGGTCTGCGGGGGAGTGGGTCTGCTGGTCGCCGGGTGGGTTGCCGGACGCTTCACGGCGCGCGCACCCTGGCTGAGCGCATTGCGACAGTTGGCCTTTGGCGCCATCGCTATCGGCGCCACCTACGTGATAGGTCATCTGATCGGCGTCGCAGTGAACTAGCGTCGCGACGCGCGAAGCTGAGAATGTGCTGAGAGCGGGCAAACCGGCTGGCAGAATTGTGAAGTGAATTTCACCAGGGTGCCGCTGAAACCCGATGAATTGGCGCAGGCGGCCGTCATGGCCGCGCTCACCGCCGCCATGGTCATCGTCGGGGTTGCCCTGCCGATCTTGGGTGCCGTCCAGCTACTCGGTGCCGTACCCATGGGTCTGCTCGGATATCGCTACCGTGTCCGGGTGCTGCTGGCCGCAGCCGTGGCCGGCGGCGTCATCGCCTTCCTGCTCGCCGGGCTCGGCGGTTTGATCGCCATGGGCAACTGCGTCTACATCGGTGGCCTTACCGGCGTAGTGCGCCGACGCGGACACGGCATGCCCCTGCTGACGGTGCTCGGGGTGATTTGTAGCGCGATCATCGCTGGTTTGGCAGTCGGTGCGCTGGCCCTGCTGAACCGGATGCGCACCTTGCTCTTCGATGCCCTGCGCGCCTCGCTGGAGGGCCTGTTCAAGATGATCGGCCACATCCCGCACCTGGAGCCCGTGGGAGTCAATGCGACGAACGCCATCGATTTCGCGATGCGCAACTGGGTGTGGTTCATCGGTGGCATCGTCTTCGTATTCGTCCTGTTCAACGCGTTGTTCGGCTGGTGGGTGCTCTCTCGTGTGATCAAGCGGCTGGCCGTGATTCCCGATGTGCACCAGCTCGACCCGCCGACGCCTGCGGGTGCGGTGGGTCCGGTGCCCGCGCGCCTGCGGGATGTGCGATTCCGCTATCCGCGCGGTGAATCCGATGCGCTGGCACCGCTTTCGATGAGCATTGAGGTCGGCGAGCATGTCGCGATCACCGGGCCCAACGGCTCGGGCAAGAGCACCTTGATGCGCATTCTGGCCGGGCGTGAACCCACGTCGGGGGAGATCGAGCGGCCGGGTTCGGTGGGGCTCGGCGCCATCGGGGGCACCGCAATCGTCATGCAGCACCCGGAAAGTCAGGTGTTGGGTACCAAGGTTGCCGACGACGTGGTGTGGGGCCTGCCCGCCGATCACGACGTCGACATCGAGGGGCTGCTGCGCGAAGTCGGCCTGGAGGGGATGGCCGAGCACAGCACCTCCTCACTGTCGGGCGGGGAGCTGCAACGTCTGGCGGTGGCCTCGGCCCTGGCGCGCGACCCCGCACTGTTGGTGGCCGACGAGATCACCAGCATGGTCGACCCGAAGGGGCGTGAGGATCTGCTGGGTGTGCTGTCCCGGCTCACCGATCAGCATCAGATGTCACTGGTGCACATCACCCATTTCCAGTCCGAGGCTGCCGCCGCAGACCGCGAGATCGCGTTGCGTGCGGTCAACGGCAAGACGGCGACCACCGCGATTCAGACGGTTCCGGTGCCCACCACCACGGCTGCGCGGCCCGATACCGAGTCGCCCGTTGTTCTCGAGTTCGATTCCGTCGCACACCAATACGCCAGCGGAACACCCTGGGCGAAAACCGCATTGCACGACGTGTCGCTGGCCGTGCACGAGGGCGACGGTGTGCTCATCCATGGCGGAAACGGTTCGGGCAAGTCGACGCTGGCCTGGATCGCCGCCGGCCTCACCAAACCAACCTCCGGGCAGTGCCTGCTGGACGGCAAGCCGGTCTCCGATCAGGTCGGGTCGGTGGCCATCAGCTTTCAGGCCGCCCGGTTGCAGCTGCTGCGCAGCCGCGTCGACTACGAAATAGCTTCGGCGGCAGGATTTTCCGTTCGCAATACCGACCGTATCGTGGCTGCGCTGGCCAGCGTCGGGCTCGAAGCAGACCTGATCAAGCGTCCCATCGATCAGCTCAGCGGCGGCCAGATGCGGCGGGTGGTGCTGGCCGGCCTGCTGGCTCGTTCACCGCGCGCCCTGATTCTCGACGAGCCACTCGCGGGTCTGGATGCCGAGTCGCAGGCGGGTCTGCTGCGGCTACTGGTCCAGGTACGCGAGCGTGAACGGCTCACCATCGTGGTCATCTCGCACGACTTCGATGGCATGCAGGAGCTGTGTCCGCGCACGGTGCACCTGCAGTCCGGGGTGCTGCTCCCTGAATCGGTCGGGTCGGGGAGTCTCTCATGACGACGACACGTGCACCGCGTCGCCCGGTGGTTCTGCTGCGCCCGGTCCCCGGAACCTCCCCGATCCATAGGTTGTGGGCTGGGACCAAACTTATTGCGGTATTCCTCATCTCGGTACTGCTGACGTTGTTCCCGACCTGGACGGCGATCGGGGCAGTGGCGGCTCTGGTGATCATTACCGCGTGGCTGGCCCACATCCCGCGCGGTGCGGTGCCCACCATCCCGATCTGGATGGTGGCCTTGGTGATCGGGGGCAGCCTCACCGTGTTCTTCAGTGGCGGGCCGCCGTTCTGGCATATAGGCGGACTGACCATCGGCTTCCACGGCGTGCTCGCGGTGGCGCGCACGACTGCGGTGGCGCTGGTACTACTCGGCACGGGAGCCATGGTGTCGTGGACGACCAACGTCTCCGAGATCGCGCCCGCCGTGGCGCTACTGGGACGCCCGTTGAAAGTCTTCGGCATTCCCGTCGACGAACGCGCCGCCACCCTCGCGTTGGCGCTGCGTTCGTTCCCCATGCTCTCCGACGAGTTCCGGGTGCTCATCGCGGCCCGCAGGCTGCGCCCACCGCAGGTGCGTGAGGGCAGACGCGGGCTGGGCTGGGTGGCCGAGGTTGTCGACATGCTGACCGCGGCCATCACCGTCGCGCTGCGGCGTGCCTCCGAAATGGGCGATGCCATCACCGCGCGCGGCGGCAGCGGGCAGATCGCGGCACATCCGCATCGGCCAGGCCGGTGGGATGCCGTGGCCCTGCTGGTGCTCATCACGATCGGAACGGCGGTCGTTTTGTTCGAGGTGCTGTAGCGGCGCTACTTAGCGTCGAGTGTGCCGATGGTGTCGATTTTCGGCGGAATCTCGACCGTATCCGCACACTCGGCGCGGCGCTACTTCTCCAGGGCCTTGTTCGCCGCCTGCTGTGCTTGTTGCAGCGCGGTGTGCACGTCCAGACGGCCCAGGAACATCTCGGCGAAATACGGTTTTAGCGCGGCGAATCCGGCTCCGAATCCCTGCCCGCCCGGAGCCGCGATCTGCTGGCCGTTCAGCACCTCAAAGAACGGGGCCACGTCGACGCCCTTACCCGCCCAATGCTGAAAGTAGGGCTCGCGCGCGCTGAGCACCGCGGGGATGGCTGAGCCGCTGCGGCCCAGGAAGGAGTTGCCCTCGGCGCTACCCATCCAGGCCAGCGTGCGTGTGGTCGCCTCGGGGTGCGGTGAGGACGAATTGGCGGCGGCCACAATGCCGTTGGTGACGCTGACCCGACCCTCGGGCCCGGCCGGCATCATCGCCACACCCCAGGGGAAGGTGGCGTTGGCCTGGATCTGGGCCAGGTTGTAGGTGCCCGATTGAAACAGTGCCATCCGTCCCTGCAGGAACTGGTTGCGTGAGAAGTCGTTGTTGGAGTTGGTGTCGGCGGCCGAGGGCGCCACCTTGTCGACGTTGATGAGATCGACCAGGTAGGTGAACGCCATCTCGGCGCGGGGGTTGGCGAAGGCGAACTTGTCACCGGCCTGGAAGACGGCGCCTGCCGACCCGAGGTAGTTCAGGTAGATGCCCTGCAAGTCGTTGGCGGCGTTGTACCCCCAATGCCCGGGCCGGGTGAGCCGGTGCAGCATCGGGCGCAGGGTGTCGGCGGCGGGGTCGGCATCCCAGCGCAGCTCCGCCAGCTCGGCCGGGTCCACCTGAGCCTCGTCGAGAAGATTCTTGTTGTAGTACAACGCAATCCCGGCATCACTGAGCTGCGGGACACCCCAGAGCTTGCCACCGCGGGTGAACTGGGCGACGACTGACGGATCCCAATCTTCTTGCGGATCAACGGGGACAAGGTTCCCTGTATCGGCGTAATCGGACAGGTAGGCGTTACTGAGCCAGAAGATGTCGTCGGCACCATGCCCGGCCACATCAGTGCGCAGGCTGTTGAAGTAACTCGCGTACGACGTCACCGTCACCGCGACCTGGATGTCGGGGTTGCGCCGGGTGAACTCGTCGAACGAGCTGCGGTAGGCGTCGGCCACCTGCTGGTCCCATACCCGCACGGTGACCACTGTCTTGCCGTGCGGTGTCTTCGGAATGCCGAGCCATCCGGCGATTCCGAACAGCAGCAGGGCGACCAGCCCGAGCGTCAGGGCGGCACGCGTGGAGGACTTCATCACTTGAGTCCGCTCAAGGTGATGGACCGGACGATGTACTTCTGGAACGCCACGAACAGGATCACCAACGGCACGATCGCCACGGTGGTCGCCGCCATCACGATCGGCCACTGCGCGTTGAACTGAGATTGCAGCCCAGCCGTGGCGACGGTGAGCACCCGCCAGTTGCCGCCACTGGTGATCACCAACGGCCACATGAAGTTGTTCCACTGCGACACCACGGTGATGAGGGTCAGCGTGATGAGGATGGGTCTGCTGACCGGCACCACCACATGCCACAGGATGTCGAGCGTGTTGGCGCCGTCCAGGCGTGCCGCACGGATCAGGTCGTTGGGGATGGTGCGGAAGTGTTCACGCAGCAGGAAGATGGCATAGGGCGATCCGAACATGAACGGGATGACCAACGCCCAGAACGTGTTCCGCAGTCCTACCTGCGTCAGCATCAGATACATCGGCACCACGGTCACGGTCGCCGGAATCATCAGCGTGGCCAGATACACCCAGAACAGTCCGTTGCGCCCCGGGAACTGCAGCCGCGCAAAGGCATACGCGGCCAGCACGGAGAACGTCAGTTGCCCGATCACGATGATCGCCGTCATCAACACCGTCACCAGCGCGGCGCGCCCGAACCCGGCATCGGCCAGCCCGGTGTAGTTGGCGATCGTGAACGGATTCGGCGGAGCCAGCGGGGATTCGGCAGAGAACTGCCGCGTGGTCTTCAGCGATGCCGACAGGGCGAACAGGAACGGCCCGAGGGTGAGGGCTGCGCCCAGGATCAACAGGAGATAGACGAGCGCATTCCTAGACCAGGTCATAGCTCACCCGCGTCCGGAAGTAGCGGTGCTGAATCACCGTGACCGCGACCAAGATCAGGAACAGGATCAGCGACATGGCGGCCGAGTGTCCCACGTGGGCGGACTCGAATGCCTCGGCATACACGCGGTGCGCGGCCAGGTCGGTGCGGTTTTGCGGGCCACCGCCGGTGAGCGCGTACACGGTGTCGAAGGTCTGCACCGCACTCACCACTCCGGTGACGAGCACGAAGAAGAACGTGGGCCGCAGCATCGGCAGGGTGATGCGTCGGAACCGCTGCCAGGCCGTCGCGCCGTCCACCCGGGCCGCGTTGTGCACATCGCCCGGGATGGCCAGCAGACCTGCCATGAAGAACAGCGCCACGTAGCCGACGTTCGTCCACACACTGACCGCCGCCACCACCGGTAGCGCCAGCGAGGGATCGGTGAGCCATTCGATGCGCTGCCCCAGCAGAGTGTTGATCGCGCCGTCGGTGGGCGCCAGCATCCAATGCCACAGCACGCCGATGGCCAGCGGCGCGCAGATCCACGGGATCACGTAGATGGTGCGGAACAGCACGGTGCCGGGCAGCCCGCGCACCAGCAGTGTCGCCGCCAGCAGCCCCAGCACGGTCTGCAGCGGGATCACCAGCGCCACAAAGATCAGCGTCACCAGCAGGGAGTGCCCGAAGGCGCCGTCGGTGAACACCGAACGCCAGTTGTCGAGGCCGATGAACTCGATGGGGCCCAGCAGATCCCACCGGCACAGGCTCAGCCACACCACCACCAGGATCGGCAGCAGGAGAAACGCGGTGACGCCGAACAGGCTCGGGGCCAGCAGCCCGTATGCGACGGCTGTCTGCCGCGACCTACTCACCGGAACATTAAACCGCGCGCAGCCACCGGTGTGGCATAGGTACGGTTGAGCGCGTGACTCGGTCCGTAGATTCCGAATTCCTGGCGCTACCTCGCGCTGAACTCGCCGACGCCGCCTTGAACGCGGCGCGCGCCGCCGGTGCCAGCTATGCCGATCTGCGCATCCATCGGCTCATCAACGAGGAGCTGATGCTGCGCGACGAGCAGGTCGAGACCGCGGTGTCCGGACGCACCATCGGTCTGGCGGTGCGGGTGATCGTCGACGGCACCTGGGGATTCGCCTCGCATGTGCAGCTCGACACCACTGCGGCCGCTGACACCGCGCGCCGGGCCGTGGCCGTCGCACGCGGGCTGCGCAGCCTGAACCGCGAGCGTGTCGAGCTGGCCGATGAGCCCGTCTACGCCGACGTCCAGTGGGTGTCCGAGTACGAGATCGACCCGTTCGGAGTGCCGCAGGCCGACAAGATCGCGGTGCTGCAGGAGTATTCGGCCCGGCTGCTGGCCTCCGACGGGGTGGACCACGCCTCGGCGTCGCTGACGGCGGTCAAGGAGCAGACCTTCTACGCCGACACGTTCGGCTCGTCCATCACCCAGCAGCGGGTGCGGGTCATGTCGCAGCTGGACGCGATCGCCGTCGACGCCGCCACCGGATCCTTCGAGACCATGCGCACCCTGGCCCCGCCGATGGGCCGCGGCTGGGAGGCGATCGGCAGCGACGGGGTGTGGGACTGGAGCACCGAGCTGCGTGAGATCCCCGAGCTGCTCACCGAGAAGGTGAAGGCGCCCAGCGTTGTGGCCGGCCGCACCGACCTGGTGATCGACCCGACCAACCTGTGGCTGACCATCCACGAATCCATCGGCCATGCCACCGAATACGACAGGGCCATCGGCTACGAGGCCGCCTATGCGGGCACCTCGTTCGCGACCCCGGACAAGCTCGGCACCATGAAGTACGGCTCGCCCGTCATGAACGTCACCGCCGACCGCAACGAGGTCCACGGCCTGGCCTCGGTCGGATACGACGACGAGGGGGTGGCCTCGCAGCGCTGGGACCTGGTGCGCGACGGCATCTTTGTCGGCTACCAGCTGGACCGCGTGTTCGCGCCCCGGCTCGGTCAGGAACGTTCCAACGGCTGCTCGTACGCGGACTCGCCGCACCATGTGCCGATCCAGCGGATGGCCAATGTGTCGCTGCAGGCCTCCCCGGACGAGCGCTCGACCGACGACCTGATCTCCGGAGTCGAAGACGGCATCTACATCGTGGGCGACAAGTCGTGGTCAATCGATATGCAGCGCTACAACTTCCAGTTCACCGGGCAGCGGTTCTACCGCATCCGCGGTGGCAAACTGGACGGCCAGCTGCGCGACGTCGCCTACCAGGCCACCACCACCGACTTCTGGGGTTCGATGGAAGCCGTTGGCGGGCAATCCACCTGGCGCCTGGGCGGAGCCTTCAACTGCGGTAAGGCCCAGCCCGGACAGGTGGCGGCGGTGAGCCACGGCTGCCCGTCGGCACTGTTCCGCGGCGTGAACATTCTGAACACCAAGCAGGAAGGCGGTGCCGCGTGATCCCCGCACAGCAGGTCGCCGAGGATGTCCTGGCCGAAGCCGCTCGACGTGGCGGCGCCGATGACACCATCGTCTTGATCCAGGACAGCAGCGAGGCCTCGCTGCGCTGGGCGGGCAGCTCCATGACCACCAACGGCGAGTCGGTCAAGCGCAGCATCGCGGTGGTATCGATTCTGCGGCAAGGCGATCAGACCCGGGTCGGCTCGGTGCTCACCGAGGACGCCGATCCCGCCGCACTCGCGGAGCTGGTGGCGGCCAGCCAAGCCGAGGCCGCATCGGCGCCACCGTCGCGCGATGCCATGCCGCTGCTGGGCCCCGGCGACGCGGCGGGGGAGAGCTGGGACGCGGCGATCTCACCGACCGGCGCCGACGCGTTCGGGTCGCTGGCGGCCGACTTGTCGACGGGCTTCGACGGCCCCGACACCCTGTACGGATACGCCCGTCACGAACGCCAGACCACATTCCTGGCTTCGTCGACCGGGCTACGCCGCAGGTTCACCCAGCCCACCGGCCAGGTGGAGATCAACGCCAAACGCGGTGTGGGCAGCGCCTGGGCCGGGGTGTGCACCCCCGAGTTCGTCGATGTGCCCACCGAATCACTGCTGCGCCAGCTCAATGAACGGCTGACGGCCGCACAGAATCAGATCGAGCTCAAGGCCGGTCGCTACGAGACGCTGCTGCCGCCGTCGGCCACCGGCGACCTCATGCAATACCTGGTGTGGACGATGGGCGGGCGCGGCGCGCATGAGGGACGCAACGCCTTCGCGGCACCGGGCGGCACCCGGCTCGGGGAGCGGCTCACCGAGCTGCCGGTCACGGTGTATTCGGACCCGTCGTACCCGGGGCTGGAAAGCAGCCCGTTTGTGGCGACCCCGATTTCGCGGGAATCGTTGTCGGTCTTCGACAATGGTGTCGGCATTGGGCGCGTCGACTGGGTGCGTGACGGCGTGATCAACGCGCTGAGCTACTCGCGTGCCGACGCCGCCGAGTTCGGTGCCGCTCCCACGGTGGTCGCCGACAACCTCATCATGACCGGAGAAGGCGGCGCGACGCTCGAGGAGATGATCGCCGCCACCGAGAACGGGCTGCTGCTGACCACCCTGTGGTACATCCGCGAGGTGGACCCGACGACGCTGCTGCTGACCGGGCTGACCCGCGACGGGGTGTACCTGGTGCGCGACGGGCAGATCACCGGCGCCGTCAACAACTTCCGGTTCAACGAGAGTCCGATCGATCTGCTGCGGCGGGTGACGCAGGTGGGCGTCACCGAGTACACGCTGCCGCGCGAGTGGAGCGATTACGCGACGCGCCAGGCCATGCCGGCGTTGCGGATCCCGGACTTCCACATGTCCTCGGTGAGCGCCGCCCAGTAGGGCTTTGTGCGCCGAACCGAGGCGCTCGACGAGCAGAGTCCGGATCGCGCCCTACGGGTAGACGGTTACCCGTCCGGCCGCGTCCGGGTATCTGCGGGACTGGACGTAAGCCTCTCCCGCAGAACGCATCATCGCATTCGAATGTGCGATCGCGAACGGCCGCAGGAACGGGGTGTCGCCGTCCTTGTTGATGTAGTAGCTGTGGGAGTTCGCGCAGCCGGGGCTCTTGAACACCAGGTTCTCGGTCGCGGCCACGGCCCGATCGAAGAACTGGTCGAAGGCGTCCTGACTGACCTCCACGCGCGTCGCGTGCCGGGTGATGCCGTCGGCGATCATGTCGGTGGCGTGACTGGTGCACATCTTGATGGTGTCGAACCAATTGAACCCGACCACACCGTAGGGTCCGGGTGCCAGGAAATAGTTGGGGAATCCCGGCACCGCGACGCCCTGGTAGGCGCGCACGCGATTGTTTTCCCAGAAGTTGCCGAGATCCTGCCCATCGATGCCCTGCACCGAATAGGGCAAGTCGAACACCTTGAACCCGGTTGCGAGGATCAGGGTGTCGAGGCGGTGCAAGACGCCATCGGCGGTTTCGATTCCCTCGGGGACGATCCGGGCGATGGATTCGGTGACCAGATCGACGTCCGGGCGGGCGAATGTCTCAAGGTAGGTGGCCGAGGCCGAGGGCCGTTTGCACGCGAAACCATAAGTGGGAATGAGCTTCTTGCGCAGCTCGCGATCCTTGATACGTGCCCTCATGCTGGCCTTGACCACGGCGCCCGCGATCTTGGTGGCATACGGGAACTGCTTGTAGTGCACCACGCCGACGGTTTGCACCAGATCGCCGCCGAGCCCACCGCCGAACCTGATGGACCGCAGCAGGAAGGGCGTGTATCGCAATACTTTCCGAAGGAAAGGAGGTATCGACGGGTTCGTCTTGGGGCCCACATAAATGGGGGTGCGCTGGAAAACGGTCAGATGCTTCACTGTGTCGACGATCGCCGGGATGATTTGGATGCCGGAGGCCCCGGTGCCGATCACCGCGGCCCTCTTGCCTGCCAGCGGATAGTCGTGATCCCACTCCTGCGACAAGATCGTCTTGCCGGCAAAGGAATCCAGCCCGGGGATATCGGGCACCGCGGGCGTGCTCAAGGCGCCGTGGCAGGAGACGACGAATCGAGTGGTGATCTCGAATTCGCCGTCGGCGTCCACTGCGTGCACCCGCCAGAGGTCGTTGATCTCGTCGAACACGATGCCACGGACGGCGGTGTTCAGCCGTAGCTTGTCCCGCAGCCCGAATTTGTCGGCGCAGTCCTGCGCGTACTGGCGAAGTTCACTGCCGGGTGCGAACATTCGGGACCATTTCGGGTTGGGCGCCTCCGCGTAGGAGTACGCCATCGAAGGGATGTCCACCTCGATGCCCGGATACGTGTTGTGCCACCAGGTTCCGCCGACCCCGTCGGATTTCTCCAGGATCAGGAAGTTCTCGATCCCTTTCTTGCGGAGCCGGTTTCCGGC contains:
- a CDS encoding energy-coupling factor transporter transmembrane component T family protein yields the protein MTTTRAPRRPVVLLRPVPGTSPIHRLWAGTKLIAVFLISVLLTLFPTWTAIGAVAALVIITAWLAHIPRGAVPTIPIWMVALVIGGSLTVFFSGGPPFWHIGGLTIGFHGVLAVARTTAVALVLLGTGAMVSWTTNVSEIAPAVALLGRPLKVFGIPVDERAATLALALRSFPMLSDEFRVLIAARRLRPPQVREGRRGLGWVAEVVDMLTAAITVALRRASEMGDAITARGGSGQIAAHPHRPGRWDAVALLVLITIGTAVVLFEVL
- a CDS encoding metallopeptidase TldD-related protein, whose translation is MIPAQQVAEDVLAEAARRGGADDTIVLIQDSSEASLRWAGSSMTTNGESVKRSIAVVSILRQGDQTRVGSVLTEDADPAALAELVAASQAEAASAPPSRDAMPLLGPGDAAGESWDAAISPTGADAFGSLAADLSTGFDGPDTLYGYARHERQTTFLASSTGLRRRFTQPTGQVEINAKRGVGSAWAGVCTPEFVDVPTESLLRQLNERLTAAQNQIELKAGRYETLLPPSATGDLMQYLVWTMGGRGAHEGRNAFAAPGGTRLGERLTELPVTVYSDPSYPGLESSPFVATPISRESLSVFDNGVGIGRVDWVRDGVINALSYSRADAAEFGAAPTVVADNLIMTGEGGATLEEMIAATENGLLLTTLWYIREVDPTTLLLTGLTRDGVYLVRDGQITGAVNNFRFNESPIDLLRRVTQVGVTEYTLPREWSDYATRQAMPALRIPDFHMSSVSAAQ
- a CDS encoding carbohydrate ABC transporter permease yields the protein MTWSRNALVYLLLILGAALTLGPFLFALSASLKTTRQFSAESPLAPPNPFTIANYTGLADAGFGRAALVTVLMTAIIVIGQLTFSVLAAYAFARLQFPGRNGLFWVYLATLMIPATVTVVPMYLMLTQVGLRNTFWALVIPFMFGSPYAIFLLREHFRTIPNDLIRAARLDGANTLDILWHVVVPVSRPILITLTLITVVSQWNNFMWPLVITSGGNWRVLTVATAGLQSQFNAQWPIVMAATTVAIVPLVILFVAFQKYIVRSITLSGLK
- a CDS encoding DUF5642 family protein, whose translation is MNRSLTVFGTVVLAGGLMLGCSSNDKKDESAGSSASSSATTSTAAASSFDIAKIDAIKDQFPAGYTVEVQPKTTVTQAMLDQMKGIFDKATFTPQECADKMLGAFPQVTGTSMQGVTGAKGNGDPMSKTMIIAAAMETVSPIPADTTNGACDKFSLSIAGMAEGTGEKIDAPAIDGVKTTGTSTNIKISAPGMEKEMVQIAYSAQLDDHHAVSVSGMGDVDRNELSDVFVKAVNAVKG
- a CDS encoding TldD/PmbA family protein, whose translation is MTRSVDSEFLALPRAELADAALNAARAAGASYADLRIHRLINEELMLRDEQVETAVSGRTIGLAVRVIVDGTWGFASHVQLDTTAAADTARRAVAVARGLRSLNRERVELADEPVYADVQWVSEYEIDPFGVPQADKIAVLQEYSARLLASDGVDHASASLTAVKEQTFYADTFGSSITQQRVRVMSQLDAIAVDAATGSFETMRTLAPPMGRGWEAIGSDGVWDWSTELREIPELLTEKVKAPSVVAGRTDLVIDPTNLWLTIHESIGHATEYDRAIGYEAAYAGTSFATPDKLGTMKYGSPVMNVTADRNEVHGLASVGYDDEGVASQRWDLVRDGIFVGYQLDRVFAPRLGQERSNGCSYADSPHHVPIQRMANVSLQASPDERSTDDLISGVEDGIYIVGDKSWSIDMQRYNFQFTGQRFYRIRGGKLDGQLRDVAYQATTTDFWGSMEAVGGQSTWRLGGAFNCGKAQPGQVAAVSHGCPSALFRGVNILNTKQEGGAA
- a CDS encoding carbohydrate ABC transporter permease, whose translation is MSRSRQTAVAYGLLAPSLFGVTAFLLLPILVVVWLSLCRWDLLGPIEFIGLDNWRSVFTDGAFGHSLLVTLIFVALVIPLQTVLGLLAATLLVRGLPGTVLFRTIYVIPWICAPLAIGVLWHWMLAPTDGAINTLLGQRIEWLTDPSLALPVVAAVSVWTNVGYVALFFMAGLLAIPGDVHNAARVDGATAWQRFRRITLPMLRPTFFFVLVTGVVSAVQTFDTVYALTGGGPQNRTDLAAHRVYAEAFESAHVGHSAAMSLILFLILVAVTVIQHRYFRTRVSYDLV
- a CDS encoding VIT1/CCC1 transporter family protein, with the translated sequence MALDGSAESAELPHEFDHTHPDVSGGWLRAATFGAMDGLVTNTALVAGVGASGLDTHAIVLTGAASLVAGAFSMALGEFTSVSTSNSQIEHEASVERRAIQLHPDAEKKELIAMLGDIGLSPQTAAAAADEIHQDENTAVTIHLTRELGINPNDTPSPWVAAISSFLTFSVGAVVPLIPFLLGFASLLAGLVCGGVGLLVAGWVAGRFTARAPWLSALRQLAFGAIAIGATYVIGHLIGVAVN
- a CDS encoding ABC transporter substrate-binding protein, which encodes MKSSTRAALTLGLVALLLFGIAGWLGIPKTPHGKTVVTVRVWDQQVADAYRSSFDEFTRRNPDIQVAVTVTSYASYFNSLRTDVAGHGADDIFWLSNAYLSDYADTGNLVPVDPQEDWDPSVVAQFTRGGKLWGVPQLSDAGIALYYNKNLLDEAQVDPAELAELRWDADPAADTLRPMLHRLTRPGHWGYNAANDLQGIYLNYLGSAGAVFQAGDKFAFANPRAEMAFTYLVDLINVDKVAPSAADTNSNNDFSRNQFLQGRMALFQSGTYNLAQIQANATFPWGVAMMPAGPEGRVSVTNGIVAAANSSSPHPEATTRTLAWMGSAEGNSFLGRSGSAIPAVLSAREPYFQHWAGKGVDVAPFFEVLNGQQIAAPGGQGFGAGFAALKPYFAEMFLGRLDVHTALQQAQQAANKALEK
- a CDS encoding ABC transporter ATP-binding protein, giving the protein MKPDELAQAAVMAALTAAMVIVGVALPILGAVQLLGAVPMGLLGYRYRVRVLLAAAVAGGVIAFLLAGLGGLIAMGNCVYIGGLTGVVRRRGHGMPLLTVLGVICSAIIAGLAVGALALLNRMRTLLFDALRASLEGLFKMIGHIPHLEPVGVNATNAIDFAMRNWVWFIGGIVFVFVLFNALFGWWVLSRVIKRLAVIPDVHQLDPPTPAGAVGPVPARLRDVRFRYPRGESDALAPLSMSIEVGEHVAITGPNGSGKSTLMRILAGREPTSGEIERPGSVGLGAIGGTAIVMQHPESQVLGTKVADDVVWGLPADHDVDIEGLLREVGLEGMAEHSTSSLSGGELQRLAVASALARDPALLVADEITSMVDPKGREDLLGVLSRLTDQHQMSLVHITHFQSEAAAADREIALRAVNGKTATTAIQTVPVPTTTAARPDTESPVVLEFDSVAHQYASGTPWAKTALHDVSLAVHEGDGVLIHGGNGSGKSTLAWIAAGLTKPTSGQCLLDGKPVSDQVGSVAISFQAARLQLLRSRVDYEIASAAGFSVRNTDRIVAALASVGLEADLIKRPIDQLSGGQMRRVVLAGLLARSPRALILDEPLAGLDAESQAGLLRLLVQVRERERLTIVVISHDFDGMQELCPRTVHLQSGVLLPESVGSGSLS